Proteins from a single region of Nocardiopsis dassonvillei subsp. dassonvillei DSM 43111:
- a CDS encoding Gfo/Idh/MocA family protein, whose product MTDENGVLRWGVLGTGGIAHSFAEALGSTPTARLTAVGSRTPERAEEFGRAWDVPERHGSYEALAQSPNVDAVYVATPHPWHHPNTLTCLRAGKHVLVEKPMAMNALQVSQMAEAAREGGLFLMEAMWTRYLPASRLVRDLVEDGAIGEVRWLSAEFGFNAPYDPDHRLFNADLGGGALLDLGVYPLAFASQHLGELTVVGATRHLSPDRMVDTATTVLVRGENGGTGSLSCASRTTLPNRGVLAGTKGRLEIPNFWMATDVVLHRDGHEPEAFSRPFRANGYEYEAEEVARCVAAGELESPDMPWAESLRLARIMDQIRDVGGLVYSPATVKAVPLA is encoded by the coding sequence ATGACAGATGAAAACGGCGTACTGCGCTGGGGCGTGCTCGGGACCGGCGGTATCGCCCACTCCTTCGCCGAGGCGCTCGGGTCCACCCCCACGGCCCGGCTCACCGCGGTCGGCTCGCGCACCCCCGAGCGCGCCGAGGAGTTCGGCCGGGCCTGGGACGTCCCCGAACGCCACGGCAGCTACGAGGCCCTGGCCCAGAGCCCGAACGTGGACGCCGTGTACGTGGCCACCCCCCACCCCTGGCACCACCCCAACACCCTGACCTGCCTCAGGGCGGGCAAACACGTCCTGGTCGAGAAGCCCATGGCGATGAACGCCCTCCAGGTCTCGCAGATGGCCGAGGCGGCCCGCGAGGGCGGCCTCTTCCTGATGGAGGCGATGTGGACGCGCTACCTGCCCGCCTCCCGCCTGGTCCGCGACCTGGTGGAGGACGGCGCGATCGGCGAGGTGCGCTGGCTCTCGGCCGAGTTCGGCTTCAACGCCCCCTACGACCCCGACCACCGCCTCTTCAACGCCGACCTGGGCGGCGGCGCCCTGCTCGACCTGGGCGTGTACCCGCTGGCCTTCGCCTCCCAGCACCTGGGCGAGCTGACCGTGGTGGGCGCCACCCGCCACCTGTCGCCCGACCGGATGGTGGACACCGCCACCACCGTGCTCGTGCGCGGTGAGAACGGGGGCACCGGCTCGCTGTCGTGCGCCTCGCGGACCACGCTGCCCAACCGGGGGGTGCTGGCCGGGACGAAGGGCAGGCTGGAGATCCCGAACTTCTGGATGGCCACCGACGTGGTGCTGCACCGCGACGGCCACGAGCCGGAGGCCTTCTCCCGGCCCTTCCGCGCCAACGGCTACGAGTACGAGGCCGAGGAGGTCGCGCGGTGCGTGGCCGCCGGTGAGCTGGAGAGCCCCGACATGCCCTGGGCCGAGAGCCTGCGCCTGGCCCGGATCATGGACCAGATCCGTGACGTGGGCGGCCTGGTCTACAGCCCGGCCACGGTCAAGGCCGTGCCCCTGGCATGA
- a CDS encoding (2Fe-2S)-binding protein, translated as MDGAGTTAVRPVLAEVGRVNTLFAVETVPPGPGWLPLGGGGALEPRALAAEVERVRGHLARLAARPDAVVEWRVAASVFQQGLATRLLSPVLAAGLCHGVLVDAARFHWDPRREGPVVLRTAQEGAAAVTGGTAELADWVEHTVVLGVLARAARGLAGAGSVAPGLLRGNTAAALAGAVRALGADRPAVRVRAREVADDLLGRPSLAGTGGHTGVDASGLGVFRRTTCCLYYRVPGAGYCGDCALRR; from the coding sequence GTGGACGGAGCGGGGACGACGGCGGTGCGGCCGGTCCTGGCGGAGGTCGGTCGGGTCAACACGCTGTTCGCCGTGGAGACGGTCCCTCCCGGCCCGGGTTGGCTGCCGCTGGGAGGCGGCGGGGCCCTGGAGCCCCGTGCCCTGGCGGCCGAGGTGGAGCGGGTGCGCGGACACCTGGCGCGGTTGGCGGCGCGGCCGGACGCGGTGGTGGAGTGGCGGGTGGCGGCGTCGGTGTTCCAGCAGGGGCTGGCGACGCGGCTGCTGTCGCCGGTGCTGGCGGCCGGACTGTGCCACGGGGTGCTGGTGGACGCGGCGCGGTTCCACTGGGACCCGCGCCGGGAGGGGCCGGTGGTGCTGCGCACCGCGCAGGAGGGGGCCGCGGCGGTGACCGGGGGGACGGCGGAACTGGCCGACTGGGTCGAGCACACGGTGGTCCTCGGCGTCCTGGCCCGTGCGGCACGGGGACTGGCCGGGGCGGGCAGCGTGGCGCCGGGGCTGCTGCGGGGCAACACCGCCGCGGCCCTGGCCGGGGCCGTACGCGCCCTGGGCGCCGACCGGCCCGCGGTGCGCGTGCGGGCCCGGGAGGTGGCCGATGACCTGCTGGGCCGCCCCTCCCTGGCCGGGACCGGCGGCCACACGGGGGTGGACGCCTCGGGACTGGGGGTGTTCCGGCGCACCACGTGCTGCCTGTACTACCGGGTTCCGGGCGCGGGGTACTGCGGGGACTGCGCCCTGCGCCGCTGA
- a CDS encoding FUSC family protein, which produces MTGRDRAGADGAVARARAWVSRAVGSDGHERHTALSIGKSALAASLAWFVAQHLIQAASPAFAPFTAVLMMQVTVYQSVVQSLRYVGAVALGITVQAVLGFAAGPDMLTFVVVTLIALVIGRWRPLGSQGSQVVTAAFFAFSTFLSSQGYTGRLVDLAQILLLVLIGCAIGTAVNVLVLPPMRFRSAEYAIRSLAHAECDLIGDIRRGMERGELTEDEAEDWRQRANRLASTVRQTRSAVDTAWESVYLNPARLLRRHRHHVAFEGYQQLVDALERTTHQLGSLARSIHLWSRDGERSVHQDFLSLYGDFLASIAEITRELSGLDQDRLGPQARRLCRLAEQARERYDDLVRAKEGEDAPPFDDLRLPYGVLLIEAQRLMDEFQYSCDVILHYVDRPGPADGSGGARHI; this is translated from the coding sequence ATGACGGGTCGGGACAGGGCGGGCGCGGACGGGGCCGTGGCCCGCGCACGCGCGTGGGTGAGCCGTGCGGTGGGTTCGGACGGGCACGAACGGCACACGGCGCTGTCCATCGGCAAGAGCGCCCTGGCCGCCTCGTTGGCGTGGTTCGTCGCACAGCACCTGATCCAGGCCGCCTCACCGGCCTTCGCGCCCTTCACCGCGGTCCTGATGATGCAGGTCACCGTCTACCAGTCGGTGGTCCAGTCGCTGCGCTACGTGGGCGCGGTGGCGCTGGGGATCACCGTGCAGGCCGTCCTGGGCTTCGCCGCGGGCCCGGACATGCTGACCTTCGTCGTGGTCACGCTCATCGCCCTGGTCATCGGCCGGTGGAGGCCCCTGGGCAGCCAGGGGTCCCAGGTGGTCACGGCCGCGTTCTTCGCCTTCTCCACCTTCCTGTCCTCCCAGGGCTACACCGGGCGCCTGGTGGACCTGGCCCAGATCCTGTTGCTGGTGCTCATCGGCTGCGCCATCGGCACCGCGGTCAACGTCCTCGTGCTGCCGCCCATGCGCTTTCGCAGCGCGGAGTACGCCATCCGCTCCCTCGCGCACGCCGAGTGCGACCTGATCGGGGACATCCGGCGCGGAATGGAACGGGGGGAGCTGACCGAGGACGAGGCCGAGGACTGGCGCCAGCGGGCCAACCGGCTCGCGTCGACCGTCCGGCAGACCCGTTCGGCGGTGGACACCGCCTGGGAGAGCGTCTACCTCAACCCGGCCAGGCTCCTGCGCAGACACCGCCACCACGTCGCCTTCGAGGGCTACCAGCAGTTGGTCGACGCCCTGGAGCGCACCACCCACCAGCTGGGCTCCCTGGCCCGCAGCATCCACCTGTGGAGCCGTGACGGGGAGCGCTCCGTCCACCAGGACTTCCTGAGCCTCTACGGGGACTTCCTCGCCTCGATCGCCGAGATCACCCGCGAGCTCAGCGGGTTGGACCAGGACCGGCTCGGCCCCCAGGCCAGGAGGCTGTGCCGGCTCGCGGAGCAGGCCCGGGAGCGCTACGACGACCTCGTGCGGGCCAAGGAGGGCGAGGACGCCCCGCCCTTCGACGACCTCCGGCTGCCCTACGGCGTGCTCCTGATCGAGGCGCAGCGGCTCATGGACGAGTTCCAGTACAGCTGTGACGTGATCCTGCACTACGTGGACCGCCCCGGTCCCGCGGACGGGTCCGGCGGCGCCCGCCACATCTGA
- a CDS encoding response regulator transcription factor — protein MTVYTGANPVQPAERGPRVVIAEDSVLLRSGMARLLEDAGVEIVAQVGDADALMRAVEEHPDVDLCLVDIRMPPTYSEEGIQAGIAIRQKYPEVAVLLLSQHVVSRYAADLLGSGASRVGYLLKDRVADIDEFLSVLRRVAGGGAAIDPEVVSQLLSRRRDNALARLTPRETEVLELMAQGLNNAGVASRLTVTERAVEKHIRSIFTKLDLGHDDHDHRRVQAVLRYLRGADRD, from the coding sequence ATGACCGTGTACACCGGTGCGAACCCCGTCCAGCCCGCGGAGAGAGGGCCCAGGGTGGTCATCGCCGAGGACTCGGTGCTGCTGCGCAGCGGGATGGCCCGCCTGCTGGAGGACGCGGGGGTGGAGATCGTCGCACAGGTCGGCGACGCCGACGCGCTGATGCGGGCGGTGGAGGAGCACCCCGACGTGGACCTGTGCCTGGTCGACATCCGCATGCCGCCCACCTACTCCGAGGAGGGCATCCAGGCGGGTATCGCCATCCGCCAGAAGTACCCGGAGGTGGCGGTGCTGCTGCTGTCCCAGCACGTGGTCAGCCGCTACGCCGCCGACCTGCTCGGCAGCGGGGCCAGCAGGGTCGGCTACCTGCTCAAGGACCGGGTCGCCGACATCGACGAGTTCCTGTCGGTGCTGCGCCGCGTCGCCGGGGGCGGCGCCGCCATCGACCCGGAGGTGGTCTCGCAGCTGCTCAGCCGACGGCGCGACAACGCCCTGGCCCGGCTCACCCCGCGCGAGACCGAGGTGCTGGAGCTCATGGCGCAGGGGCTGAACAACGCGGGCGTGGCCTCGCGGCTGACCGTCACCGAACGCGCCGTGGAGAAGCACATCCGATCGATCTTCACCAAGCTGGACCTGGGCCACGACGACCACGACCACCGCAGGGTGCAGGCCGTGCTGCGCTACCTGCGCGGCGCGGACCGGGACTGA
- a CDS encoding response regulator: MTRPTRATGAGEGTGVTRVLVADDQAMVRGSFRVLVDHTPGLSAVGEAADGAEAVELARRERPDVVLMDIRMPGLDGIGATRRICADPATAGVRVLILTTFDLDEYVYAALRAGAAGFLLKDTPPSRVLDAITVVAAGDALLAPSVTRRLISEFARLPEPGRPPARALDGVTDREVEVLGLIARGLSNTELAEHLHLSLATVKTHIGRLRAKLGARDRAQLVITAYETGLVGDRRPGAGGPRDGEPC, from the coding sequence GTGACCCGACCGACGCGGGCGACGGGGGCCGGAGAGGGCACCGGGGTCACGCGCGTCCTCGTCGCCGACGACCAGGCGATGGTCCGCGGCAGTTTCCGCGTCCTGGTCGACCACACCCCCGGGCTGAGCGCCGTCGGCGAGGCCGCCGACGGAGCCGAGGCCGTGGAACTCGCCCGCCGCGAACGGCCCGACGTCGTCCTCATGGACATCCGCATGCCCGGGCTGGACGGCATCGGTGCCACCCGGCGTATCTGCGCCGATCCCGCGACGGCGGGCGTCCGCGTCCTCATCCTCACCACCTTCGACCTGGACGAGTACGTCTACGCCGCCCTCCGCGCGGGCGCGGCGGGCTTCCTGCTGAAGGACACGCCGCCGTCGCGGGTCCTGGACGCCATCACCGTCGTCGCCGCGGGGGACGCCCTGCTGGCCCCCTCGGTCACCCGGAGGCTCATCTCCGAGTTCGCCCGCCTCCCCGAGCCGGGACGCCCTCCGGCCCGCGCCCTCGACGGCGTCACGGACCGCGAGGTGGAGGTCCTCGGGCTGATCGCCCGCGGCCTGTCCAACACCGAACTGGCCGAGCACCTGCACCTGAGCCTGGCCACGGTCAAGACGCACATCGGGCGGCTGCGGGCCAAACTCGGGGCGCGCGACCGCGCGCAGCTGGTGATCACCGCCTACGAGACGGGCCTGGTGGGCGACCGGCGTCCCGGGGCCGGGGGACCCCGTGACGGGGAGCCGTGTTGA
- a CDS encoding GNAT family N-acetyltransferase gives MVQVTIHDHGPELRDLSAPPTVRDLCPGYRLARWDSPATLAPPCRERLHRVLRDLAARAFGADHSSYWRARIDAGFFDQVASLALILGPDGSPVGWGGYHRRRFASRRAVYLDAAGVVPAHRRSGLSAALMIHFLTREVLAHPLRTTYVVLRTRHPAVYAAWRQSLGDARVFPNELRPLPARVRRVAGEAAEWLGDGPNLDPDTLLIHDAYRVFDGRIYGTRPRSGHLALDDYFAHEVGPRDAVLMVVRMSVPALARATAARLLHARRRPREAGDLPAGAGEPGRGTAPKKETEGAAGIMPGARP, from the coding sequence GTGGTGCAGGTGACCATCCACGACCACGGACCCGAACTGCGCGACCTGAGCGCGCCGCCCACCGTCCGGGACCTGTGCCCCGGCTACCGCCTCGCCCGCTGGGACTCCCCCGCGACCCTGGCCCCGCCCTGCCGGGAACGCCTGCACCGCGTCCTGCGCGACCTGGCCGCGCGGGCCTTCGGCGCCGACCACTCGTCCTACTGGCGCGCCCGGATCGACGCCGGGTTCTTCGACCAGGTCGCCTCCCTGGCGCTGATCCTGGGCCCCGACGGCTCCCCCGTCGGCTGGGGCGGCTACCACCGCCGCCGCTTCGCCTCCCGGCGCGCCGTGTACCTGGACGCGGCGGGCGTGGTCCCCGCCCACCGCCGCTCGGGCCTGTCCGCCGCCCTGATGATCCACTTCCTGACCCGAGAGGTCCTCGCCCACCCGCTGCGGACCACCTACGTCGTCCTGCGCACCCGCCACCCGGCCGTCTACGCCGCGTGGCGCCAGAGCCTGGGCGACGCGCGCGTCTTCCCCAACGAACTCCGGCCCCTCCCCGCTCGGGTCCGGCGCGTCGCGGGCGAGGCCGCCGAGTGGCTGGGCGACGGGCCCAACCTGGACCCCGACACGCTGCTGATCCACGACGCCTACCGCGTGTTCGACGGCCGGATCTACGGCACCCGGCCCCGCAGCGGCCACCTCGCTCTCGACGACTACTTCGCCCACGAGGTCGGCCCCCGCGACGCCGTGCTGATGGTGGTACGCATGAGCGTGCCCGCCCTGGCACGGGCCACCGCCGCACGCCTGCTGCACGCGCGTCGGCGCCCGCGGGAGGCCGGGGACCTTCCCGCGGGCGCCGGGGAACCAGGGCGTGGGACCGCTCCCAAGAAGGAGACGGAGGGAGCGGCCGGGATCATGCCAGGGGCACGGCCTTGA
- a CDS encoding DUF4097 family beta strand repeat-containing protein, whose translation MTFKARGLYASSSKEPRGFRVGPWLLLGAVLVLGVVVATAVSVLGNVGVDRGTRSDAYGAPQAVEIENGTGGDVVLTGGSERVQVDRTLRGTPLTEPEEDIEEDDGALQVEAACLGVPFFDGCRIDYEVAVPVGTAVSVETVNGRISVENVDGELELGSISGEVRVDGNSGDVTAESVSGTIDVTGVEGSVVAETTSGRIIAEGTGEHLQAASTSGDVDVSGFGARTIVAESTSGDVRVGGGFTEAQVSTVSGGIGVATDDAFDLMSLESISGGIDVRVPEGAYEVTGESASGERRVDVDTSPEAEARIQADTVSGALSVTSG comes from the coding sequence GTGACATTCAAGGCACGGGGCCTGTACGCCTCTTCGAGCAAGGAGCCGCGCGGGTTCCGCGTGGGCCCGTGGCTGCTCCTGGGCGCGGTGCTGGTGCTGGGCGTGGTGGTGGCGACCGCCGTCTCCGTCCTGGGCAACGTGGGCGTGGACCGCGGCACACGCAGCGACGCCTACGGCGCGCCCCAGGCCGTGGAGATCGAGAACGGCACCGGCGGCGACGTCGTCCTCACCGGCGGCTCCGAGCGGGTGCAGGTGGACCGCACCCTGCGCGGAACCCCCCTCACCGAACCGGAGGAGGACATCGAGGAGGACGACGGCGCCCTCCAGGTGGAGGCCGCGTGCCTGGGCGTGCCGTTCTTCGACGGCTGCCGGATCGACTACGAGGTCGCGGTCCCGGTGGGGACCGCGGTGAGCGTGGAGACGGTCAACGGCCGGATCAGCGTGGAGAACGTCGACGGCGAGCTGGAGCTGGGCAGCATCAGCGGCGAGGTGCGGGTGGACGGCAACAGCGGCGACGTCACCGCCGAGTCCGTCAGCGGCACGATCGACGTGACCGGGGTGGAGGGTTCCGTGGTCGCGGAGACCACCAGCGGCCGGATCATCGCCGAGGGGACGGGCGAACACCTCCAGGCCGCGAGCACCTCCGGTGACGTGGACGTGTCCGGGTTCGGCGCGCGCACGATCGTGGCCGAGTCCACCAGCGGCGACGTCCGGGTGGGCGGGGGCTTCACCGAGGCCCAGGTCTCCACGGTCTCGGGGGGCATCGGGGTCGCCACCGACGACGCCTTCGACCTGATGAGCCTGGAGAGCATCAGCGGCGGGATCGACGTGCGGGTGCCCGAGGGCGCCTACGAGGTCACCGGGGAGTCCGCGTCCGGGGAACGCCGCGTGGACGTGGACACCTCCCCGGAGGCGGAGGCCCGCATCCAGGCCGACACCGTCAGCGGCGCGCTCAGCGTCACGTCGGGTTAG
- a CDS encoding MFS transporter, with amino-acid sequence MNSFRTPDARSGRRERPAAARRWWALAAVSMLQFLIAVDVTVVNIALPSIGADLGAGPQGLTWVVAGYTLVGGGLLLLGGRVCDLLGRRRMLLLGAALFGAASLVAGAAPDLPWLLAARFGQGAGEALASPAAMSLIAVLFPDPQERARALGVWGAISSSGLVGGVLLSGVITELLHWRWIFLVNLPVVAVVLVAVPLLVAPDRVRGAVPGAQAPVAPAAETGAARRRPDVLGGLLLTAGPLALVHGVLQAAEHSWTEPRVYVPVLAGAAAMGLFVLVEARSRNPLVPLSFFADRTRLVANGATVLLSAALSTSFLLVTLYLQHVLGMSPMQAGLAYVPFCAAILVSATVVGRIIGALGLSGAAIAGLLSAAAGTAWLSRLPVDGGLWADAMPGMLLVGVGMGVGLIALQNAALHGVTEADAGVASGVQRSVDQLGGATGMAVLVGAAVAAGASGDVAASVEGYRTAFSWATVGVLLAAAGVALSAWRSGRA; translated from the coding sequence ATGAACTCCTTCCGAACTCCCGACGCGCGCTCAGGCCGCCGGGAGCGCCCCGCCGCTGCCCGCCGCTGGTGGGCGCTCGCCGCGGTGTCGATGCTCCAGTTCCTCATCGCCGTGGACGTCACGGTCGTCAACATCGCCCTGCCCTCCATCGGCGCCGACCTGGGCGCCGGACCGCAGGGCCTGACCTGGGTCGTCGCCGGTTACACGCTGGTCGGCGGCGGCCTGCTGCTGCTCGGCGGGCGCGTCTGCGACCTGCTGGGGCGGCGGCGCATGCTGCTCCTGGGCGCCGCCCTGTTCGGCGCTGCCTCGCTCGTCGCGGGCGCCGCGCCGGACCTGCCCTGGCTCCTGGCCGCCCGCTTCGGGCAGGGGGCCGGTGAGGCGCTCGCCTCCCCGGCGGCGATGTCGCTGATCGCCGTGCTCTTCCCCGACCCCCAGGAACGCGCCAGGGCCCTCGGCGTCTGGGGCGCCATCTCCAGCTCCGGCCTGGTGGGCGGGGTGCTGCTGTCCGGCGTGATCACCGAGCTGCTGCACTGGCGGTGGATCTTCCTCGTCAACCTCCCCGTCGTCGCCGTGGTCCTGGTCGCGGTCCCGCTGCTGGTCGCGCCCGACCGCGTCCGCGGCGCGGTGCCGGGTGCCCAGGCCCCGGTCGCTCCGGCCGCCGAGACCGGCGCCGCACGGCGCCGCCCCGACGTCCTGGGCGGACTGCTGCTGACGGCCGGTCCCCTGGCCCTGGTGCACGGGGTGCTCCAGGCGGCGGAACACTCCTGGACGGAGCCGCGTGTGTACGTTCCCGTGCTCGCGGGTGCCGCGGCGATGGGGCTGTTCGTCCTGGTCGAGGCCAGGTCGCGCAACCCGCTGGTACCGCTGTCCTTCTTCGCCGACCGCACCAGGCTGGTCGCCAACGGGGCGACGGTGCTGCTCAGCGCGGCGCTGTCGACCTCCTTCCTGCTGGTGACGCTCTACCTCCAGCACGTGCTGGGGATGAGCCCCATGCAGGCGGGGCTGGCGTACGTGCCGTTCTGCGCGGCGATCCTGGTCTCGGCGACCGTGGTCGGCCGGATCATCGGAGCCCTGGGCCTGTCCGGGGCGGCGATCGCGGGCCTGCTCTCGGCCGCGGCCGGGACCGCCTGGTTGTCGCGGCTGCCGGTGGACGGCGGTCTGTGGGCCGACGCCATGCCCGGCATGCTCCTGGTCGGTGTCGGCATGGGCGTCGGCCTGATCGCCCTGCAGAACGCCGCCCTGCACGGGGTGACCGAGGCCGACGCGGGGGTCGCCTCCGGCGTCCAGCGCTCGGTCGACCAGCTCGGCGGGGCCACCGGCATGGCCGTCCTCGTCGGCGCGGCCGTCGCCGCGGGCGCCTCCGGTGACGTCGCCGCCTCCGTCGAGGGCTACCGCACCGCCTTCTCCTGGGCGACCGTCGGCGTCCTGCTCGCCGCCGCCGGTGTGGCCCTGTCCGCCTGGCGGTCCGGCCGCGCCTGA
- a CDS encoding Uma2 family endonuclease: MCAQPVPDWLIPPSRGFRAEDLDTLPDLPPHTELIDGSLVLVSPQMGFHSVVMDLLTIGLRHTVPAHYRVRREMTVTLGPRQRPEPDIMVVATEAVDNRQSTFLPDAVALAVEVVSQESMERDRHRKPQLYAQAGIPHFWRVENNDSSPVVYVYELDPAKACYVPTGIHHDRLKVEFPYPVDIDLTEVHRL; encoded by the coding sequence ATGTGCGCACAGCCGGTACCGGACTGGCTCATCCCCCCGAGCAGGGGATTCAGAGCCGAGGACCTGGACACTCTGCCCGACCTCCCTCCCCACACAGAACTGATCGACGGGAGCCTCGTCCTCGTGAGTCCCCAGATGGGCTTCCACAGCGTTGTGATGGACCTGCTCACCATCGGTCTACGCCACACGGTTCCAGCTCACTACCGTGTGCGCCGTGAGATGACCGTGACGCTCGGACCGCGCCAGCGCCCCGAGCCGGACATCATGGTTGTGGCCACCGAGGCGGTGGACAACCGGCAGAGCACCTTCCTCCCGGATGCGGTGGCGCTTGCGGTCGAGGTGGTGTCGCAGGAGTCCATGGAGCGGGATCGGCACCGTAAGCCCCAGCTCTATGCCCAGGCGGGCATCCCCCACTTCTGGCGGGTGGAGAACAACGACAGCTCGCCCGTGGTGTACGTGTACGAGCTGGACCCGGCCAAGGCCTGTTATGTGCCCACCGGTATCCACCACGACCGGCTCAAGGTCGAGTTCCCCTACCCCGTGGACATCGACCTGACCGAGGTCCACCGACTCTGA
- a CDS encoding sensor histidine kinase: protein MAEAYGAGWRVRVVEVLHLMTSLALALCYLVPAFMLVVSATWVGFAVSGPWLPEVSRLVPDRLLSDSLAFLVGLPALATLLARLSCRVQRNRLDNVFGIVETSPPDPLAHDKPLVRAWRFVFGRDAWSAVVYSTVAGIHGLLAGGVVVALVVCGGASVAGALMGIVFVLVMGSPGDLVGPLVLVVFGPLCALVGLRLAPYMVATEVLLHRRLLFEAPEVRIRRRLLHVQDSRLRMVDAAEAERRRIERDLHDGAQQRLLALTMTLTRARSRVATDPDTALELITEAQRESREVMDELRQVARGLHPRVLTDHGLGAALPVAAGRAPVPVRVDVELEERPSPRAEGVAYYVACEALNNVAKHSGATGVTVAAERVSRPARNGGDLLRLTVTDDGSGGAAPRAGTGLNGLWDRVDAVDGVLTIHSPAGEGTVLTADIPWEA from the coding sequence GTGGCCGAAGCCTACGGGGCCGGCTGGCGCGTGCGCGTGGTCGAGGTCCTGCACCTGATGACCTCGCTGGCCCTGGCCCTGTGCTACCTGGTGCCCGCGTTCATGCTGGTGGTCTCGGCCACCTGGGTCGGCTTCGCGGTCTCCGGCCCCTGGCTGCCCGAGGTGTCCCGGCTCGTCCCCGACCGGCTGCTCTCGGACTCGCTCGCCTTCCTGGTCGGCCTCCCGGCCCTGGCGACCCTGCTGGCCCGCCTGTCCTGCCGGGTCCAGCGCAACCGGCTGGACAACGTGTTCGGGATCGTGGAGACCAGCCCGCCCGACCCCCTGGCCCACGACAAGCCGCTCGTGCGAGCCTGGCGGTTCGTGTTCGGCCGCGACGCCTGGTCGGCGGTCGTCTACAGCACCGTCGCCGGGATCCACGGCCTGCTGGCCGGGGGCGTGGTGGTGGCGCTGGTGGTGTGCGGCGGGGCGTCGGTCGCGGGCGCCCTAATGGGGATCGTGTTCGTGCTGGTGATGGGCTCTCCCGGCGACCTGGTCGGACCCCTGGTCCTGGTCGTGTTCGGGCCGCTGTGCGCCCTCGTCGGACTGCGCCTGGCCCCCTACATGGTCGCCACCGAGGTCCTGCTGCACCGCAGGCTGCTGTTCGAGGCGCCCGAGGTGCGCATCCGCCGCCGCCTGCTGCACGTCCAGGACAGCCGCCTGCGCATGGTCGACGCCGCCGAGGCCGAGCGCCGCCGCATCGAACGCGACCTGCACGACGGCGCCCAGCAGCGCCTGCTCGCCCTGACCATGACCCTGACCCGGGCGCGCTCGCGCGTGGCCACCGACCCCGACACGGCCCTGGAGCTGATCACCGAGGCCCAGCGCGAGTCCCGGGAGGTCATGGACGAGCTGCGCCAGGTGGCGCGCGGACTCCACCCCCGGGTCCTGACCGACCACGGACTGGGCGCGGCCCTGCCCGTGGCCGCCGGGCGCGCCCCGGTCCCCGTGCGGGTGGACGTCGAGTTGGAGGAGCGCCCCTCCCCGCGCGCCGAGGGGGTGGCCTACTACGTGGCCTGCGAGGCGCTGAACAACGTCGCCAAGCACTCCGGCGCCACCGGGGTCACCGTGGCCGCGGAGCGGGTGTCGCGCCCCGCCCGCAACGGCGGCGACCTGCTGCGGCTCACCGTCACCGACGACGGCTCCGGAGGGGCCGCTCCCCGGGCGGGCACGGGCCTGAACGGCCTGTGGGACCGCGTGGACGCGGTCGACGGCGTCCTGACCATCCACAGCCCGGCCGGTGAGGGCACCGTCCTGACCGCCGACATCCCTTGGGAGGCATGA
- a CDS encoding helix-turn-helix transcriptional regulator, translating to MRATSARLLRLLSLLQTRKDWPGGELADRLQVSPRTVRRDVDRLRELGYPIQATMGTGGGYQLGAGAALPPLLLDDDEAVAVAVGLRTAAQGGVSGIEETSVRALAKLLQVLPSRLRRRVDALGAFTVPMPSDGPTVDADVLALVAATCRDSERLRFDYERHDGSASRRVVEPHRLVSRGRRWYLVAWDTERDDWRTFRVDRMRPLTPTGPRVPPRDPPEQGVAAYLRERIDVHMWPVQARIRLFVPAEEAERTAAGFGRIEPVDERSCVLVCSGDSLLHMACYLGMLDVEMEVEEPAELRGHMSRLSERFGRAAASG from the coding sequence ATGAGAGCGACCTCCGCGCGCCTGCTGCGCCTGCTGTCCCTGCTCCAGACCCGCAAGGACTGGCCGGGCGGCGAACTCGCCGACCGCCTCCAGGTGAGTCCGCGCACCGTCCGCCGCGACGTGGACCGCCTCCGCGAGCTGGGCTACCCCATCCAGGCCACCATGGGTACCGGGGGCGGCTACCAGCTCGGCGCGGGCGCCGCCCTGCCGCCCCTGCTGCTGGACGACGACGAGGCCGTGGCGGTCGCGGTCGGGCTGCGCACCGCCGCCCAGGGCGGGGTGTCGGGGATCGAGGAGACCTCGGTGCGCGCCCTGGCCAAGCTCTTGCAGGTGCTGCCCTCGCGGCTGCGGCGCCGGGTGGACGCCCTGGGCGCCTTCACCGTCCCCATGCCCTCCGACGGGCCCACGGTGGACGCCGACGTGCTCGCGCTGGTGGCCGCCACCTGCCGGGACAGCGAACGGCTGCGCTTCGACTACGAGCGCCACGACGGCAGCGCCTCGCGCCGGGTGGTGGAGCCCCACCGGCTGGTCTCGCGCGGGCGGCGCTGGTACCTGGTGGCCTGGGACACCGAACGCGACGACTGGCGCACCTTCCGGGTGGACCGGATGCGCCCGCTCACGCCGACCGGACCGCGGGTGCCCCCGCGCGACCCGCCCGAGCAGGGGGTCGCCGCCTACCTGCGGGAACGCATCGACGTGCACATGTGGCCCGTGCAGGCGCGGATCAGGCTGTTCGTCCCGGCGGAGGAGGCCGAGCGCACGGCGGCGGGCTTCGGGCGGATCGAGCCGGTGGACGAGCGCTCGTGCGTTCTGGTGTGCTCCGGGGACTCGCTGCTCCACATGGCCTGCTACCTGGGCATGCTCGACGTGGAGATGGAGGTGGAGGAGCCCGCCGAACTGCGCGGGCACATGTCGCGCCTGTCGGAGAGGTTCGGCCGCGCGGCGGCCTCGGGCTGA